The following nucleotide sequence is from Deltaproteobacteria bacterium.
AAAGAATCTTATGGCGAAAATCGATGCATTTTTCAAATTGATGCATGAGCAAGGGGCCTCTGACCTCCACGTGGTTGCAGGTCAACCTCCAATGCTTCGAATCGTCGGTGATATGGAGCGAGTGAAGTATTCCGTTCTCGACAACGATGAACTCAGGGCCATGCTCTATGAAATCGCCCCCGAAGACAAGATTAAAGTCTTTGAAGAGACCGGGGATATGGATTTTGGCTACCAGATTTCCGGCCTTGCGCGCTACAGGGCGAATTTCTTTATGCAGAGAAACGGCGTCGGGGCAGTATTCCGCGAAATACCCGACGAGATCATGACTGCGGAACAGCTCGGGTTGCCCGCTGTGGTATCGAAGCTTGCATCCCTTCCCCGTGGTTTGGTGCTGGTCACGGGCCCGACCGGAAGCGGTAAGTCAACAACCCTGGCAGCCATTATTGACCAGGCGAATAGGGCTCGAAAGGGTCACATAATTACCATTGAAGACCCCATTGAATTCGTGCACGACAGTCAAGGGTGTATCGTAAACCAGCGGGAAGTGGCCATACACACCAAGTCTTTTTCGGCGGCCCTTCGAGGGGCCCTTCGTGAAGATCCGGACATTATCCTCGTGGGTGAGATGAGAGATCTTGAGACGATCTCTCTTGCTGTTGAGGCCGCCTCCACCGGCCATCTTGTCTTCGCTACCTTGCACACGACCAGCGCCGTGAGCACTGTAGCCCGAATAGTTGAGGTCTTTCCTGCCAACCAGCAGGATCAAATCCGGTCGACTCTGGCAGATGGGTTGCGGGCCGTGCTGGCCCAGGTCCTATTCAAGCGCATTGATAAGAAGGGACGGTGCGTGGCCCTGGAAATCCTGCTCGCCACCCCTGCGGTGCGCAACCTTGTGCGAGAACGTAAGACACATCAAATTCCCTCTATGATACAAACCGGGAAAAAATACGGCATGCAACTCTTGGATGATGCCATTATGGACCTTTATAAGAGGGGATGGATCAGCGCTGATGAGGCCTATGCCAAAGCCAATGACAAGAAGCAATTCCGCCCCCTGCTAAAGGCTCCCCCATCGGATTTTACCGAAGCCTAATGAGCTAGTGGAATCTCAAAGCTGTATAGAATCGCGGAGCGATTCAGTAACATGAGGAAACACGAAATAGATCACATTATCACCAGAATGCTTGATTCTCACAGTAATGTGTCGGATCTGAACATAACCGTGGGAAAACCATTTCAGGTGGAAAGTGAAGGCTTGCTTTGTCCTGTGGATTTGGAGGCCCCTTTCAAGGAGCTGACCCCTTTCCAGGCAGAAGTATTTGCCCTGAACATTTTGAACCGGGATCGGCGTTTAACTGAAACCCTTCTGAAACAGGGCTCCTGTGACCTGTCATACCAACTTCCCGGCAAGGCACGCTTCAGGGTCGATATCTTTTCTCAGAAAAGCAATTATTCCACCGTGTTGAGAAAACTAGAGGCCAAGATTCCGACGTGCAAGGAACTCGGCCTTCCCAAGGCTTTTTTCAAGATGGCCGAAGAAAAGAACGGTCTTATACTGGCGACAGGGGCCACTGGGATGGGCAAGACGACTTCGCTTGCAGCCTTGCTAAATGAAATCAACGAAAAGAAGTCGGTTCACATAGTGACATTGGAGGATCCCATCGAATATGAACACCCCCACAAAAAGGCCACCTTCAACCAACGGGAGATGGGCACCAACTTTGACACTTTTGCCAATGGACTCCGCGCCGCTCTCCGCCAGGCCCCCAAGGTGATCATGGTGGGTGAGATGCGTGACCGGGAAAGCGTGGAGATTGGGTTGAACGCAGCCGAGACCGGCCATCTGGTCCTGACGACCCTTCACACAGTGGATGCAGGTCAGACTATAAACCGTATGCTCGGTATGTTCAAAACAGAAGAGGAGAATCAAATCCGTATCCGATTGGCTGATAGCCTGCGCTGGATCATTTCGCAGAGGCTGCTTCCCAAGATGGGCGGTGGCCGCGTGGCTGCCTTTGAGGTCATGGGGACAAACCTCAGGGTAAAGGAGGCCATCCTGCACGGCGAGTCAGAAGGGAAGACCTTCTATGAGATGATAGAGGTTGGCGAGCCCTTTGGGATGATCACCTTTGACAAATCCATTATCGGACTTTACGAAAAGGGGCTTATAACTGAGGAGACAGCCATGGGTTACGCATCCCGTAAACCAGTAGTGGGGCGGGGAATCGACGCTGTTAAGAGTACGCGAGGGGAGAAAACCACGGATATCGAGGACCTGGAAGTCGATATGGATTACCGTCCCGGACGTGGAGCAAGGGTCTGATCTTTAGATATGGAAATCATTTGTCAGAGTTGCAAGGCGAAATTCAGGATTTCAGATGAAAAGCTGCCTCCAGGACGCATGGTTTCCATTAAGTGCCCAAAATGTGAGAGCCAGATGGAGATTGATACCCGGTCCGATGCGGTGAGGACTAGGCAAACGAGCAGCCTGGAAGCCATGATGAATGAGGTGGATTCCGGGGACTATGATGCCATTGAAAGGCCCTTTGATTATATTGAAGAGGGGATGGAGACTGCCCTGGTTTGCGAGCACGACCTGGAAGCAAAACAGAAGTTGCGCACAGTCCTGGAGCGCTTGAACTACCACGTGGTAGAAGCAGCATCAGCTCGGAATGCATTGAAATACATGCGGTTTCATACATATGATCTGGTCGTTCTAAATATAACTTTTGATGCTGCCGGCACGAAATCGAACCATGTGCTTCAATATTTGGCACATATTCCAATAAGCGTGCGTCGGAACATGTTCGTTGTCCTTCTTGGCAAAGGTTTCAGAACCATGGACAATATGTCGGCCTTCAACAAAAGTGTAAACCTCATAGTAAGCTCGCAAGACATAGATGACGTAGAGAACATCCTCAAAGGGGCCCTCCGAGAGCATGAAGCATTCTACGAGGTCTTCAAGGAATCCCTCAAGAAATCGGGTCGTGTGTGACGATCAACCTCCCTGCCTCAAATCTCGCCTTTTCTGCCTTGTAACAAACGACAAAAGTTAGAATATTAGAAAAATGGTTGGACAACAAGGAAGCAAAACAGTTAGTCTGCTGGCTGCAGACCCCGTATTTTTTTGGTCGGTTTCAATTGCAATGCTTTGTGACTTTTCTGGAGGTAAGAGATGAAGATCAGCAGGGTATCCGAGATGAGGGCGCTGGATAGGACTGCCATTGAAAAATTCGGCATCATTGATGAGCTTTTGATGGAAAACGCCGGCGGGGCGGTTTACTTCACTCTGTTGAAGGAATTAGGCATAAGAGACAAGAAGTTTGTTGTTTTCTGCGGTGTCGGCAACAACGGTGGGGACGGCTTTGTTGTTGCGAGAAAAATCCACTCAAACGGAGGATCGGTTAAGGTTTTCATCCTGGGCGACAAGAACAGGTTTAAAGGCGCGGCAAAAGTCAACCTCGACATCGCATGTCGGCTGCCGGTTGAAGTGCGGCAGATTGAATCCACGGAATCGATCAAGACGGATGTTTTCCATTGCGACGCTATTGTGGACGCAATTTTTGGCACAGGTCTCACACGGGATGTTGGGGGGCTCTATCGTGATGTGATCAAACTGGTAAATGAAAGCGGGAAAACAACCTTCAGCGTAGACATCCCATCTGGTGTCCATGGCGATACCGGCAAGATAATGGGCATAGCCGTAAGGGCCGATTACACCGTAGCCTTTGGTCTTGCCAAGCTGGGCAATATGCTTTTTCCAGGATGTGACCTGTGCGGAAGATTGTACGTCACACACATATCTTTTCCCCCGTCCATGTATGACACGGATTCCATGAAAGTGGAGATCAACCATACGGTCCATATCCCCCCCAGGGATAAAGATGGGCACAAGGGAGATTTTGGCGAAGTCCTATTCATAGCCGGCGCTTCAAGCTACTTCGGGGCCCCGTTTTTTGCGGCGCTATCTTTCTTGAAAGCAGGGGGCGGCTATTCCCGGCTAGCTGCGCCAGAATCCATGTCGCCTTTTATTGCAAATAAGGGAAGCGAGATAGTCTTTGTTCCTCAGAAAGAAACAGGATCAGGGAGCATCTCACTTGAAAATAAGGGCTCATTACTGGAACTGTCAGACAAAATGGATATGGTTGTTTTGGGTCCTGGCTTATCTCTGGAGGAGGAAACCCAACAACTGGTCAGGCAATTGGCCAGAGAAATCAATAAACCTTTGCTTGTGGACGGTGACGGCATTACGGCGCTATGTGAGGATTTGCAAATCATAAAGAAAAGGGAGGCAGAGACAATTCTTACGCCTCATCTGGGGGAGATGTCCAGAATCACGAAAATGAAGGTCCAGGAAATAGATGCCAACAGAATCGATGTCCTGCAACGGACTGCCAGGGAATTGAATTCCATGATTGTCTTAAAAGGCGCCCATTCGCTCATAGGATATCCTGATGAAAGGGTTTTTATCAACTTGAGCGGGAACTCCGGGATGGCAACAGCAGGGTCGGGCGATGTCCTGACGGGGGCAATTGCCGCAATGTTCGGTCTGGGGCTATCTGTGGAAGATGCCGTCAGAAAGGGGGTTTTCGTTCATGGATTTTCAGGGGATTTGGCAGCTCGGGACAAAGGTGAAGATGGGATAACAGCCCAAGACATTCTCGATTATCTGCCGCTTGCGGTTAAGATGGATCGAGAAGGCCTTGATGACACTTTTAGAGACCGCTATTCAGGAGCGCGGATCATATGAAATCGCACAAAACCTTTGAAGCTGTGCGGTTGGCATAGATATCGGGACTGCTTTAATATGAAAGTGTTGAATCTATCCATGACCGCAGAGATTGAAACCTCTTGACAATATTCGTGGAAAGTGTATTTTTCGGTTTGTTATGAGTATATGTTTATAATAAGAAAGCACGGGACCAGAAGATGCCGATGTCCATTCTCGAGCCACAGGAAGGAGGACAATGATGGAAAAAGGTGAAAAATTGGTTATTATCGGCCGTGGTGGGACGGGAGGGCCTGCTGCTATGCTTAGCAGGAAGCTAATGCCAGGCGTAGATGTGACCATTGTTAGCGAGGAAGAGCGATTTATTGTGAGATGAGCTCTCCCGCATGTGGTGGCCGGTCTGGCCACGGCAGATTCTATGACAAACCCCGACCAGATGTTTGCCAATGCGGGGATCAACCTGATCAAAGCCCGGGCAACCCAGGTGGATACGAATAAAAAGATGGTGACACTATCGGATGGTCGTGAGATCCCCTATGACAAAATGCTCCTGGCAGTAGGGGCAAGCCAGGTGGTGCCTGTGATTGAAGGACGTGATCTCCACGGAGTATTTACCCTCAGGGCGGTACCGGACGCAGAAAAGATAAGGGGTTTCCTGGAAGATAGAAAGGTCAAGAAACTGGTATTCATAGGAGCGGGTTTTATCAGTCTTGAGATGGCTACGCTTCTTTCAGCCTCCAGGCCGGACTATTATGACATAACGCTGATTGGACGTCGGGCCCACGCCTTGCCGTTCATGTTGGACACCGAGCTGGCGGTTAGGCTAGAAGAATATCTTGTTGAAAAAGGCCTTGAAATGAAAATGGCCCACGAGGTGATGAAGATCCTGGGCCAAGACGGCAGCGTTTCAGGGGTGGAGCTTGCCACCGGCGAAAGGGTTGACGCGGACATGGTCGTAGTCTCCGTAGGCGCCAGGGCAAATCTGGAATTGGCAAAGGATATCGGACTGGAAATAGGCAGATTTGGCATCAAGGTAAACAGGTTCTTGGAGACCTCAAATCCTGATATCCTTGCAGCAGGAGATTGTGTGGACAAGGAACACTTTGTCACAAAGAAAGCGGCTCCGGGCCAACTCCGTGGGCCTGCTGTCATACAGGGACGCCTTGCGGCCAAGAGACTGGCCGGATATGGGATCGAATTTCCGGGCGTGTTAAACGCCTCGGCGGTGAAGCTATTCGACAAGACCGTTGCAGCAACGGGCCTGACTGAAGCACAGGCACAGGATGTTGAGGGGCTTGAGACCGTCAGTGCCACCGTCGATTCGAGGAGCAAGCACGGTATGATCCAAGGGACCAAGCCCTGGACCGTCAAGCTTGTTTTTCAGAAGGACACCCAAAGGTTGATCGGCGGACAAATCCTAAGCGACAGCCAAGCTCCCGCAAAGGAAATCGATACGCTAAGTGCCCTGATTTTCGGTGGAAAGACGATTACTGATTTGACGACATTCATGTGTGCAGGCCACCCAGATTGTTCCTCTGAGCCGAGCCTTGAACCGATTGCGATTGCTGCTGAGCAGTGCCTACAGAAATTATAAGTTCTGAATGAAGCTCCCCGCAGCAAGCTGCGGGGTATCAAAGCGGAATTTCGCCGTAGCCAAAAACCCGCCTTGGCTCTGACGAGCTTTGGCGCGGTTCGCCTTGCCTTCGCGCAGCGCAGGCGCTTGCGCCGCGTGTCATTTCTGCAGCAAGTCGCCGACGCGTCATTTCAGCCGTCGCAGCCGCTCTGGCGAAGTCGGCAGCTTGGGCGACGGTGCGCTGCAGGGTATTCCGGCGAAGGCGAATAAACTGGAAGAAAAAGCCTTCGTGCCTCTTTGCTCTAGGTGTTTTCCAATCACGCTGACGTTGAGAAAGCCGA
It contains:
- a CDS encoding type IV pilus twitching motility protein PilT, yielding MAKIDAFFKLMHEQGASDLHVVAGQPPMLRIVGDMERVKYSVLDNDELRAMLYEIAPEDKIKVFEETGDMDFGYQISGLARYRANFFMQRNGVGAVFREIPDEIMTAEQLGLPAVVSKLASLPRGLVLVTGPTGSGKSTTLAAIIDQANRARKGHIITIEDPIEFVHDSQGCIVNQREVAIHTKSFSAALRGALREDPDIILVGEMRDLETISLAVEAASTGHLVFATLHTTSAVSTVARIVEVFPANQQDQIRSTLADGLRAVLAQVLFKRIDKKGRCVALEILLATPAVRNLVRERKTHQIPSMIQTGKKYGMQLLDDAIMDLYKRGWISADEAYAKANDKKQFRPLLKAPPSDFTEA
- a CDS encoding PilT/PilU family type 4a pilus ATPase, whose amino-acid sequence is MRKHEIDHIITRMLDSHSNVSDLNITVGKPFQVESEGLLCPVDLEAPFKELTPFQAEVFALNILNRDRRLTETLLKQGSCDLSYQLPGKARFRVDIFSQKSNYSTVLRKLEAKIPTCKELGLPKAFFKMAEEKNGLILATGATGMGKTTSLAALLNEINEKKSVHIVTLEDPIEYEHPHKKATFNQREMGTNFDTFANGLRAALRQAPKVIMVGEMRDRESVEIGLNAAETGHLVLTTLHTVDAGQTINRMLGMFKTEEENQIRIRLADSLRWIISQRLLPKMGGGRVAAFEVMGTNLRVKEAILHGESEGKTFYEMIEVGEPFGMITFDKSIIGLYEKGLITEETAMGYASRKPVVGRGIDAVKSTRGEKTTDIEDLEVDMDYRPGRGARV
- a CDS encoding zinc-ribbon domain-containing protein, with the translated sequence MEIICQSCKAKFRISDEKLPPGRMVSIKCPKCESQMEIDTRSDAVRTRQTSSLEAMMNEVDSGDYDAIERPFDYIEEGMETALVCEHDLEAKQKLRTVLERLNYHVVEAASARNALKYMRFHTYDLVVLNITFDAAGTKSNHVLQYLAHIPISVRRNMFVVLLGKGFRTMDNMSAFNKSVNLIVSSQDIDDVENILKGALREHEAFYEVFKESLKKSGRV
- a CDS encoding NAD(P)H-hydrate dehydratase codes for the protein MKISRVSEMRALDRTAIEKFGIIDELLMENAGGAVYFTLLKELGIRDKKFVVFCGVGNNGGDGFVVARKIHSNGGSVKVFILGDKNRFKGAAKVNLDIACRLPVEVRQIESTESIKTDVFHCDAIVDAIFGTGLTRDVGGLYRDVIKLVNESGKTTFSVDIPSGVHGDTGKIMGIAVRADYTVAFGLAKLGNMLFPGCDLCGRLYVTHISFPPSMYDTDSMKVEINHTVHIPPRDKDGHKGDFGEVLFIAGASSYFGAPFFAALSFLKAGGGYSRLAAPESMSPFIANKGSEIVFVPQKETGSGSISLENKGSLLELSDKMDMVVLGPGLSLEEETQQLVRQLAREINKPLLVDGDGITALCEDLQIIKKREAETILTPHLGEMSRITKMKVQEIDANRIDVLQRTARELNSMIVLKGAHSLIGYPDERVFINLSGNSGMATAGSGDVLTGAIAAMFGLGLSVEDAVRKGVFVHGFSGDLAARDKGEDGITAQDILDYLPLAVKMDREGLDDTFRDRYSGARII
- a CDS encoding FAD-dependent oxidoreductase, translated to MVAGLATADSMTNPDQMFANAGINLIKARATQVDTNKKMVTLSDGREIPYDKMLLAVGASQVVPVIEGRDLHGVFTLRAVPDAEKIRGFLEDRKVKKLVFIGAGFISLEMATLLSASRPDYYDITLIGRRAHALPFMLDTELAVRLEEYLVEKGLEMKMAHEVMKILGQDGSVSGVELATGERVDADMVVVSVGARANLELAKDIGLEIGRFGIKVNRFLETSNPDILAAGDCVDKEHFVTKKAAPGQLRGPAVIQGRLAAKRLAGYGIEFPGVLNASAVKLFDKTVAATGLTEAQAQDVEGLETVSATVDSRSKHGMIQGTKPWTVKLVFQKDTQRLIGGQILSDSQAPAKEIDTLSALIFGGKTITDLTTFMCAGHPDCSSEPSLEPIAIAAEQCLQKL